One segment of Streptomyces sp. TG1A-8 DNA contains the following:
- a CDS encoding VOC family protein, with translation MYQQMIFVNLVTQDVPATKKFFTELGYRINPQFSNDDCACVEISDTIIAMLMTRQHYSRFTHKEIVDSAEASEVLLCLSAESREKVDELVEKAIAAGGSAHGEPQDHGFMYGRAFDDLDGHTWEIAWMDPAAVRG, from the coding sequence ATGTACCAGCAGATGATCTTCGTGAACCTGGTCACCCAGGACGTCCCGGCCACGAAGAAGTTCTTCACGGAGCTGGGCTACCGCATCAACCCGCAGTTCAGCAACGACGACTGCGCCTGCGTCGAGATCAGCGACACCATCATCGCGATGCTGATGACGAGGCAGCACTACTCCCGGTTCACCCACAAGGAGATCGTCGACTCCGCCGAGGCCAGCGAGGTGCTGCTGTGCCTGAGCGCCGAGAGTCGCGAGAAGGTGGACGAACTGGTGGAGAAGGCGATCGCGGCCGGCGGCAGCGCCCACGGCGAGCCCCAGGACCACGGGTTCATGTACGGCCGCGCCTTCGACGACCTCGACGGCCACACCTGGGAGATCGCGTGGATGGACCCGGCCGCGGTCCGGGGCTGA
- a CDS encoding LOG family protein has product MHPTPARPHRAAHDREIESLAEFDEVARQGSLAQYRVQAVDLTARTQELLALDTTGAVFLGCPMDPEAAAHVRSAGALVFPPVPGLPFDPYRGFVYTPGELFESLDEDYGATPDARAYAWFRRTRADGDVFASMLRAIHDDAVSDALDELLANARVVGVMGGHAMARGTAEYAGAARLGRDLTRAGFTVATGGGPGAMEAANLGAYAAPFEDGMLDDALRLLAKAPSFRPSVTDWARAAFEVRERWPGGGESVGIPTWFYGHEPPNAFAAHLAKYFANATREDGLLARSTAGVIFLPGAAGTVQEIFDNATPNYYESRGEPTPMVLVDEEHWTRRLPAWPLLGALARERSMESRIALVDRIEQAPDAIKRLGGSCGSKANNR; this is encoded by the coding sequence GTGCATCCGACACCCGCCCGGCCCCACCGGGCCGCCCACGACCGTGAGATCGAGTCCCTCGCCGAGTTCGACGAGGTCGCCCGGCAGGGCTCACTGGCCCAGTACCGCGTGCAGGCCGTCGATCTGACGGCCCGTACGCAGGAGTTGCTCGCCCTCGACACGACGGGTGCCGTGTTCCTCGGCTGCCCGATGGACCCCGAGGCCGCCGCGCACGTCCGGTCGGCCGGGGCCCTGGTGTTCCCGCCGGTCCCGGGTCTGCCCTTCGACCCGTACCGGGGTTTCGTCTACACGCCCGGCGAACTGTTCGAGTCGCTCGACGAGGACTACGGGGCGACGCCGGACGCGCGGGCCTACGCCTGGTTCCGGCGGACCAGGGCCGACGGCGACGTGTTCGCCTCGATGCTGCGCGCGATCCACGACGACGCCGTCTCCGACGCCCTGGACGAACTCCTCGCCAACGCCCGGGTGGTGGGCGTCATGGGCGGCCACGCGATGGCCCGCGGCACGGCCGAGTACGCCGGCGCCGCCCGGCTGGGCCGCGACCTGACGCGCGCCGGGTTCACGGTCGCCACCGGCGGCGGGCCGGGCGCGATGGAGGCGGCGAACCTCGGCGCGTACGCCGCCCCCTTCGAGGACGGCATGCTGGACGACGCGCTGCGGCTGCTCGCCAAGGCGCCCTCGTTCCGGCCCTCCGTCACCGACTGGGCGCGCGCCGCCTTCGAGGTGCGCGAACGCTGGCCCGGCGGCGGGGAGTCGGTGGGCATCCCCACCTGGTTCTACGGCCACGAACCGCCGAACGCCTTCGCCGCGCACCTCGCCAAGTACTTCGCCAACGCCACCCGCGAGGACGGCCTGCTGGCCCGCTCCACCGCCGGGGTGATATTCCTGCCGGGCGCCGCCGGCACCGTGCAGGAGATCTTCGACAACGCCACGCCGAACTACTACGAGTCGCGGGGCGAGCCCACGCCCATGGTGCTCGTGGACGAGGAGCACTGGACGCGGCGGCTGCCCGCCTGGCCCCTGCTGGGGGCGCTGGCGCGGGAACGGTCGATGGAGTCCCGTATCGCCCTGGTCGACCGGATCGAGCAGGCCCCGGACGCGATCAAACGTCTCGGCGGTTCATGCGGAAGCAAAGCCAACAACCGTTGA
- a CDS encoding LAETG motif-containing sortase-dependent surface protein, translating to MNRRDVRRSVRLLGVASASAALALGAAGTALACNIDEFSAAAACHGGDGVIVVTDKDASGTPATITVFRKNDGGVEKQVGEPQGIKGSEEGTTVTFPEDWKPDATYRIHVKAGDIVDADIEQDLVTPATACAKEESPAPTPSPSAPSAGASAPAPAASGSSSAPAGTSDNAPSPAAGDSNLAETGANSDIGLIAGIAGVLVVVGGGAVFLGMRRRGTGSGR from the coding sequence ATGAATCGCCGTGACGTACGTCGTTCCGTGCGTCTTCTGGGTGTTGCCTCCGCTTCGGCCGCGCTGGCGCTCGGCGCCGCCGGGACCGCGCTCGCGTGCAACATCGACGAGTTCTCCGCCGCAGCCGCTTGCCACGGCGGCGACGGCGTCATCGTCGTCACCGACAAGGACGCCTCCGGCACCCCGGCCACCATCACCGTGTTCCGGAAGAACGACGGTGGCGTCGAGAAGCAGGTGGGCGAGCCGCAGGGCATCAAGGGTTCCGAGGAGGGCACCACGGTGACCTTCCCGGAGGACTGGAAGCCCGACGCCACCTACCGCATCCACGTCAAGGCCGGCGACATCGTCGACGCGGACATCGAGCAGGACCTGGTGACCCCGGCCACGGCCTGCGCGAAGGAGGAGTCCCCGGCCCCGACGCCCTCCCCGTCCGCCCCGTCCGCCGGGGCCTCGGCCCCGGCCCCGGCGGCCTCCGGGAGCAGCTCCGCCCCGGCGGGCACCTCGGACAACGCGCCCTCCCCGGCGGCCGGTGACTCGAACCTCGCCGAGACCGGCGCGAACTCCGACATCGGCCTGATCGCCGGCATCGCCGGCGTGCTGGTCGTCGTCGGCGGCGGCGCGGTCTTCCTCGGCATGCGCCGCCGCGGGACCGGCAGCGGTCGCTGA
- a CDS encoding ABC transporter ATP-binding protein, with translation MLLSLEAATVRFGGRPALDAVGLDVAEHEVVCVLGPSGSGKSTLLRVVAGLQPLERGRVLLDGRDQAGVPAHRREVGLMFQDHQLFPQRDVGGNVAFGLRMRGVPRDERDAETGRLLELVGLPGAARRAVAALSGGEQQRVALARALAPRPRLLMLDEPLGQLDRSLRERLVVELRELFGRLGTTVLAVTHDQGEAFALADRVVVMREGRIAQSGTPLEVWQRPADEFVARFLGFDNVVAANVAGTAADTPWGKLPVPGGSPQGSRPLLVRPAGVRLVPAGQGLPCTVTARTFRGTHVAVRLRPHDGGPHLEAACTLGDAPETGAGVDVAFDVGDVVVLD, from the coding sequence ATGCTGCTGAGCCTGGAGGCGGCGACCGTGCGGTTCGGCGGACGGCCCGCGCTCGACGCGGTCGGCCTCGACGTGGCCGAGCACGAGGTGGTGTGCGTGCTCGGGCCCAGCGGCAGTGGCAAGTCGACCCTGCTCAGGGTGGTGGCCGGACTCCAGCCGCTGGAGCGCGGGCGGGTGCTGCTGGACGGCCGGGACCAGGCGGGCGTGCCCGCGCACCGGCGGGAGGTGGGGCTGATGTTCCAGGACCACCAGCTCTTCCCGCAGCGGGACGTGGGGGGCAACGTGGCGTTCGGGCTGCGGATGCGCGGGGTGCCGAGGGACGAACGGGACGCGGAGACCGGCCGGCTGCTGGAGCTGGTCGGGCTGCCCGGCGCCGCCCGGCGCGCCGTGGCCGCGCTGTCCGGCGGCGAGCAGCAGCGGGTGGCCCTCGCCCGGGCGCTCGCGCCCCGGCCGCGGCTGCTGATGCTGGACGAGCCGCTGGGCCAGCTCGACCGCTCGCTGCGGGAGCGGCTGGTGGTCGAACTCCGCGAGCTGTTCGGCCGGCTGGGCACCACCGTGCTCGCCGTCACGCACGACCAGGGCGAGGCGTTCGCCCTGGCCGACCGGGTGGTGGTGATGCGGGAGGGGCGGATCGCCCAGTCCGGCACGCCCCTGGAGGTGTGGCAGCGCCCGGCGGACGAGTTCGTGGCCCGTTTCCTCGGCTTCGACAACGTGGTCGCGGCGAACGTCGCCGGCACGGCCGCGGACACCCCGTGGGGCAAGCTGCCGGTGCCCGGCGGTTCCCCGCAGGGCAGCCGTCCGCTGCTGGTCCGGCCCGCCGGAGTACGGCTGGTGCCGGCCGGCCAGGGCCTGCCCTGCACGGTGACGGCCCGTACCTTCAGGGGCACCCACGTGGCCGTCCGCCTCCGGCCCCATGACGGCGGCCCGCACCTGGAGGCGGCCTGCACGCTCGGGGACGCGCCGGAGACCGGGGCCGGCGTGGACGTCGCGTTCGACGTGGGCGACGTCGTCGTGCTGGACTGA
- a CDS encoding iron ABC transporter permease codes for MAPPVAFFAVFFAWPVAAIVARGLRADGAWQFGRMADVVTRPDIRHVLWFTGWQALASTALTLLAALPAAYVFARLDFPGRQLLRAVVTVPFVLPTVVVGTAFLALVGRGGLLDELWGVRLDTTVWAILLAHVFFNYAVVVRTVGGLWAQLDPRQEEAARMLGASAAKAWRQVVLPALAPAVAAAALMVFLFTFTSFGVVQILGGPTFATLEVEIYRQTSEVFDLTTAAVLTVVQFAAVGAVLVVHARTVRRRESALHLVDASVTARRPRGAGQWTLLVSVLATVALLLVLPLAVLVGRSLDASGFGYYRALTRTDGGTFLVAPLHAVWTSLQYAAAATAIAVLIGGLAAAALARRDAGRLVRGFDALLMLPLGVSAVTVGFGFLIALDRPPLDLRQSWVLVPLAQALVGVPFVVRTMLPVLRAVDGRLREAAAVLGASPRRVWREVDLPLVRRALLVAAGFAFAVSLGEFGATVFIARPDDPTLPVAVARLLSRPGDLNYGQAMALSTILMVVCALALLVLERLRTDRAGEF; via the coding sequence ATGGCCCCGCCCGTCGCGTTCTTCGCGGTGTTCTTCGCCTGGCCCGTGGCCGCGATCGTGGCACGCGGGCTGAGGGCCGACGGCGCCTGGCAGTTCGGGCGGATGGCGGACGTGGTCACCCGGCCGGACATCCGGCACGTGCTGTGGTTCACCGGCTGGCAGGCGCTCGCCTCCACCGCCCTCACCCTGCTGGCCGCCCTGCCCGCCGCCTACGTCTTCGCCCGCCTCGACTTCCCCGGCAGACAACTGCTGCGGGCCGTCGTCACGGTCCCGTTCGTGCTGCCGACCGTCGTCGTCGGCACCGCCTTCCTGGCCCTGGTCGGGCGCGGCGGGCTGCTGGACGAGCTGTGGGGGGTACGGCTGGACACCACGGTGTGGGCGATCCTGCTGGCCCACGTCTTCTTCAACTACGCGGTCGTCGTCCGCACCGTCGGCGGGCTGTGGGCCCAGCTCGACCCCCGGCAGGAGGAGGCCGCCCGGATGCTCGGCGCGTCCGCGGCCAAGGCCTGGCGGCAGGTGGTCCTGCCCGCCCTGGCGCCCGCCGTGGCCGCCGCCGCACTGATGGTCTTCCTGTTCACCTTCACCTCCTTCGGCGTGGTGCAGATCCTCGGCGGCCCCACCTTCGCCACGCTCGAAGTGGAGATCTACCGGCAGACCTCCGAGGTCTTCGACCTGACCACGGCCGCGGTGCTCACCGTCGTGCAGTTCGCCGCGGTGGGCGCCGTCCTGGTCGTGCACGCCCGGACCGTCCGCCGGCGCGAGAGCGCGCTGCACCTGGTCGACGCCTCGGTGACCGCGCGCCGGCCGCGCGGGGCCGGACAGTGGACGCTGCTCGTCTCGGTCCTCGCCACCGTCGCGCTGCTGCTGGTGCTGCCGCTGGCCGTGCTCGTCGGGCGCTCCCTCGACGCGTCCGGCTTCGGCTACTACCGGGCGCTGACGCGCACCGACGGCGGCACCTTCCTGGTGGCTCCGCTGCACGCCGTGTGGACCTCGCTCCAGTACGCCGCCGCCGCCACGGCCATCGCCGTGCTGATCGGCGGCCTCGCCGCCGCCGCACTGGCCCGCCGGGACGCCGGACGGCTGGTGCGCGGCTTCGACGCGCTGCTGATGCTGCCGCTCGGCGTCTCCGCCGTGACCGTCGGCTTCGGCTTCCTGATCGCGCTGGACAGGCCGCCGCTGGACCTGCGCCAGTCGTGGGTCCTCGTCCCGCTCGCCCAGGCGCTGGTCGGTGTCCCCTTCGTGGTGCGGACCATGCTGCCCGTGCTGCGGGCGGTGGACGGGCGGCTGCGGGAGGCGGCGGCCGTGCTCGGGGCGTCGCCCCGGCGGGTGTGGCGGGAGGTCGACCTGCCGCTGGTGCGCAGGGCGCTGCTGGTCGCGGCCGGGTTCGCGTTCGCCGTCTCCCTCGGCGAGTTCGGGGCGACGGTGTTCATCGCGCGCCCGGACGACCCGACGCTCCCGGTCGCCGTGGCCCGGCTGCTGAGCCGGCCCGGGGACCTCAACTACGGGCAGGCGATGGCCCTGTCCACGATCCTCATGGTGGTGTGCGCGCTCGCCCTGCTCGTCCTGGAGCGGCTGCGCACCGACCGGGCGGGGGAGTTCTGA
- a CDS encoding thiamine ABC transporter substrate binding subunit, whose product MHTKTFVAVAAGLGLIALPALAGCGSADAGGAGGSKTVTLVSHDSWAVSKSVLKDFEKRSGYTVRVLKDGDAGQAVNKAILTKDHPQGDVFFGVDNTLLSRALDNGLFQPYEAKGLDRVGAAYQLDRARHRVTPVDYGDICVNYDKAYFNEHKLAPPQTFADLAKPAYKNLLVTENAATSSPGLGFLLGSAARFGGTGWPEYWQKLKANGVKVVDGWEQAYDQEFSGSAGGRKAGGDRPLVVSYASSPPAEVIYAAKRPRTAPTGVAAGTCFRQVEFAGLLSHAGNPKGGKAFLDFLLSGEFQRDMPLNMFVYPVVEGTAVPADFTRYGPAAEDPETMSPGTIAANRDQWVKSWTSLVLK is encoded by the coding sequence GTGCACACCAAGACCTTCGTGGCCGTGGCCGCCGGGCTCGGGCTGATCGCGCTGCCGGCACTGGCCGGCTGCGGCAGCGCGGACGCCGGCGGAGCGGGCGGTTCCAAGACCGTCACCCTGGTCAGCCACGACTCGTGGGCCGTCTCCAAGAGCGTCCTCAAGGACTTCGAGAAGCGGTCCGGGTACACGGTCCGGGTCCTGAAGGACGGCGACGCCGGGCAGGCCGTCAACAAGGCGATCCTGACCAAGGACCACCCGCAGGGCGACGTCTTCTTCGGCGTCGACAACACACTGCTGTCCCGCGCCCTCGACAACGGCCTGTTCCAGCCGTACGAGGCGAAGGGCCTCGACCGGGTCGGCGCCGCCTACCAGCTCGACCGGGCCCGGCACCGCGTCACGCCCGTCGACTACGGCGACATCTGCGTCAACTACGACAAGGCGTACTTCAACGAGCACAAGCTGGCCCCGCCGCAGACCTTCGCCGACCTCGCGAAGCCCGCGTACAAGAACCTCCTCGTCACCGAGAACGCCGCCACCTCCTCGCCCGGCCTCGGCTTCCTGCTCGGCAGCGCCGCACGGTTCGGCGGGACCGGCTGGCCGGAGTACTGGCAGAAGCTCAAGGCCAACGGCGTCAAAGTGGTCGACGGCTGGGAACAGGCCTACGACCAGGAGTTCTCCGGCTCGGCCGGAGGCCGCAAGGCCGGCGGCGACCGGCCGCTGGTGGTGTCGTACGCCTCCTCCCCGCCCGCCGAGGTGATCTACGCCGCGAAGCGGCCCCGCACCGCCCCGACCGGCGTGGCGGCCGGCACCTGCTTCCGGCAGGTCGAGTTCGCCGGGCTGCTGAGCCACGCGGGGAACCCCAAGGGCGGCAAGGCGTTCCTCGACTTCCTGCTGTCCGGGGAGTTCCAGCGGGACATGCCGCTGAACATGTTCGTCTACCCGGTGGTGGAGGGCACCGCGGTGCCCGCCGACTTCACGCGGTACGGGCCCGCCGCCGAGGACCCCGAGACCATGTCCCCCGGCACCATCGCCGCCAACCGCGATCAGTGGGTCAAGTCGTGGACGTCGCTCGTACTGAAGTAG
- the rlmN gene encoding 23S rRNA (adenine(2503)-C(2))-methyltransferase RlmN: MPKPGELTFVAPRGAKKPPRHLADLTPAERKDAVAGIGEKPFRAKQLSQHYFARYAHDPEQWTDIPAGSRGKLQEALFPELMTVVRHLSTDQGTTRKTLWRLFDGTLVESVLMRYPDRVTMCISSQAGCGMNCPFCATGQAGLDRNLSTAEIVHQIVDGMRALRDGEVPGGPARLSNIVFMGMGEPLANYKRVVGAVRALTDPAPDGLGLSQRGITVSTVGLVPAIHRFADEGFKCRLAISLHAPDDELRDTLVPVNTRWKVREVLDAGFEYAEKTGRRLSIEYALIRDINDQAWRGDRLGRLLRGRPVHVNLIPLNPTPGSRWTASRPEDEKAFVEAVAAHGVPVTIRDTRGQEIDGACGQLAATER; encoded by the coding sequence ATGCCCAAGCCCGGAGAACTCACTTTCGTCGCCCCGCGCGGAGCCAAGAAGCCGCCGCGGCACCTCGCCGACCTCACGCCCGCCGAGCGCAAGGACGCCGTGGCCGGGATCGGTGAGAAGCCGTTCCGTGCCAAGCAGCTCTCGCAGCACTACTTCGCGCGGTACGCGCACGACCCCGAGCAGTGGACCGACATCCCCGCCGGGTCGCGCGGCAAGCTCCAGGAGGCGCTGTTCCCCGAGCTGATGACCGTCGTGCGGCACCTGTCGACCGACCAGGGCACCACGCGCAAGACGCTGTGGCGGCTGTTCGACGGCACGCTCGTGGAGTCGGTGCTGATGCGCTACCCGGACCGGGTGACCATGTGCATCAGCTCGCAGGCCGGGTGCGGGATGAACTGCCCCTTCTGCGCCACCGGACAGGCGGGCCTGGACCGGAACCTGTCCACCGCCGAGATCGTCCACCAGATCGTGGACGGGATGCGGGCGCTGCGCGACGGCGAGGTGCCCGGCGGCCCGGCGCGGCTGTCCAACATCGTCTTCATGGGGATGGGCGAGCCGCTCGCCAACTACAAGCGCGTCGTCGGTGCCGTCCGGGCGCTCACCGATCCCGCGCCGGACGGGCTCGGGCTGTCGCAGCGCGGGATCACGGTCTCCACCGTCGGACTGGTGCCGGCCATCCACCGCTTCGCCGACGAGGGCTTCAAGTGCCGGCTGGCGATCTCCCTGCACGCCCCCGACGACGAGCTGCGCGACACCCTCGTCCCCGTGAACACGCGGTGGAAGGTGCGCGAGGTGCTCGACGCCGGCTTCGAGTACGCGGAGAAGACGGGCCGCCGGCTGTCGATCGAGTACGCGCTCATTCGGGACATCAACGACCAGGCCTGGCGCGGCGACCGGCTCGGACGACTGCTCAGGGGCAGGCCCGTGCACGTCAACCTCATCCCGCTCAACCCGACGCCGGGCTCCCGGTGGACCGCCTCGCGGCCCGAGGACGAGAAGGCGTTCGTGGAGGCCGTCGCGGCCCACGGGGTGCCGGTGACCATCCGGGACACCCGGGGACAGGAGATCGACGGGGCCTGTGGTCAGCTGGCGGCCACCGAGCGGTAA
- a CDS encoding phosphatidate cytidylyltransferase has product MSDSSWGAPPPAGQAGYWGPAQRGPVQGAAPAGPAYDAPEAPQQTRPMPVVSDAPPYGADRDGGRGAARPGGPPYPDQAFRDGTFRAQTYRAQRQNPEPMSDAPQPAPAPQKKSAGRDLGAAIGVGAGLGVVIIASLFVVKAVFVGVIAVAVVVGLWELTSRLQERKGIKAPLVPLAVGGAAMVVAGYVRGAEGAWVAMALTALAVLVWRMTEPPEGYLKDVTAGLFAAFYVPFLATFVALLLTADDGPRRVLTFLVLTVVSDTGAYAVGWRFGRNKLAPRISPGKTREGLLGAVLFATVAGALCMQFLIDDGAWWQGLLLGLAVAASATLGDLGESMIKRDLGIKDMGALLPGHGGIMDRLDSLLPTAPVVWLLMVVFVGSA; this is encoded by the coding sequence ATGAGCGACTCTTCCTGGGGAGCGCCACCGCCCGCCGGGCAGGCCGGGTACTGGGGGCCCGCGCAACGCGGGCCCGTCCAGGGGGCCGCCCCGGCGGGTCCCGCGTACGATGCGCCTGAGGCGCCGCAGCAGACCCGCCCCATGCCCGTCGTGTCCGACGCGCCTCCGTACGGCGCGGACCGGGACGGCGGCCGGGGGGCGGCTCGCCCGGGTGGCCCCCCGTACCCGGACCAGGCGTTCCGCGACGGGACGTTCCGAGCCCAGACGTACCGAGCCCAGAGGCAGAATCCGGAGCCCATGTCCGACGCCCCGCAGCCGGCCCCCGCGCCGCAGAAGAAGAGCGCGGGCCGTGACCTGGGCGCGGCCATAGGTGTCGGCGCCGGGCTCGGTGTGGTGATCATCGCGTCCCTGTTCGTCGTCAAGGCCGTGTTCGTCGGCGTCATCGCGGTCGCCGTGGTCGTGGGCCTGTGGGAGCTGACCAGCAGGCTGCAGGAGCGCAAGGGCATCAAGGCGCCGCTGGTGCCGCTCGCCGTCGGCGGTGCGGCGATGGTGGTCGCCGGGTACGTCCGCGGTGCCGAGGGCGCCTGGGTCGCCATGGCGCTGACCGCGCTGGCCGTGCTGGTCTGGCGGATGACGGAACCGCCGGAGGGCTACCTCAAGGACGTCACCGCGGGCCTGTTCGCGGCCTTCTACGTGCCCTTCCTGGCCACGTTCGTCGCGCTGCTGCTCACCGCCGACGACGGTCCCCGGCGTGTCCTGACCTTCCTGGTCCTGACGGTCGTCAGTGACACCGGCGCCTACGCCGTCGGCTGGCGCTTCGGCCGGAACAAGCTGGCCCCGCGCATCAGTCCCGGCAAGACCCGCGAGGGCCTGCTCGGCGCGGTGCTGTTCGCCACGGTCGCGGGGGCGCTGTGCATGCAGTTCCTGATCGACGACGGCGCCTGGTGGCAGGGACTGCTGCTGGGCCTGGCGGTCGCGGCCAGTGCCACGCTGGGCGACCTGGGCGAGTCCATGATCAAGCGGGACCTGGGCATCAAGGACATGGGCGCCCTGCTCCCCGGTCACGGCGGCATCATGGACCGCCTGGACTCCCTGCTGCCGACGGCCCCGGTGGTGTGGCTGCTGATGGTCGTGTTCGTCGGCTCCGCCTGA
- the frr gene encoding ribosome recycling factor yields the protein MIEETLLEAEEKMEKAVVVAKEDLAAIRTGRAHPAMFNKIVADYYGAPTPINQLASFSVPEPRMAVVTPFDKSALRNIEQAIRDSDLGVNPSNDGNIIRVVFPELTEERRREYIKVAKGKGEDAKVSIRSVRRKAKDAIDKLIKDGEVGEDEGRRAEKELDDTTAKYVAQVDELLKHKEAELLEV from the coding sequence GTGATCGAAGAGACCCTCCTCGAGGCCGAGGAGAAGATGGAGAAGGCCGTCGTGGTCGCCAAGGAGGACCTCGCCGCGATCCGCACCGGCCGTGCGCACCCGGCGATGTTCAACAAGATCGTGGCCGACTACTACGGCGCCCCGACGCCGATCAACCAGCTGGCCTCGTTCTCCGTGCCGGAGCCGCGCATGGCGGTCGTGACCCCGTTCGACAAGAGCGCGCTGCGCAACATCGAGCAGGCGATCCGCGATTCCGACCTGGGCGTCAACCCCAGCAACGACGGCAACATCATCCGGGTGGTGTTCCCCGAGCTGACCGAGGAGCGCCGCCGCGAGTACATCAAGGTCGCCAAGGGCAAGGGTGAGGACGCCAAGGTCTCCATCCGCTCGGTGCGCCGCAAGGCCAAGGACGCGATCGACAAGCTGATCAAGGACGGCGAGGTCGGCGAGGACGAGGGCCGCCGCGCGGAGAAGGAGCTGGACGACACCACGGCGAAGTACGTCGCCCAGGTGGACGAGCTCCTGAAGCACAAGGAAGCGGAGCTGCTCGAAGTCTGA
- the pyrH gene encoding UMP kinase — protein sequence MTTKAQKSDDGKVRGRFLLKLSGEAFSGGGGLGVDPDVVHKIAREIAAVVRDGAQIAVVIGGGNFFRGAELQQRGMDRARSDYMGMLGTVMNCLALQDFLEKEGIDSRVQTAITMGQVAEPYIPLRAVRHLEKGRVVIFGAGMGMPYFSTDTTAAQRALEIDAEALLMGKNGVDGVYDSDPRTNPDAVRFDALGYGEVITRDLKVADATAITLCRDNKLPIVVFELLAEGNIARAVKGEKIGTLVGDQGSRD from the coding sequence ATGACCACCAAGGCCCAGAAGAGCGACGACGGCAAAGTACGCGGCCGGTTTCTGCTGAAGCTGTCCGGAGAGGCCTTCTCCGGCGGTGGGGGCCTGGGCGTGGACCCGGACGTGGTGCACAAGATCGCCCGTGAGATCGCGGCCGTCGTCCGCGACGGCGCGCAGATCGCGGTCGTCATCGGCGGCGGCAACTTCTTCCGCGGCGCCGAACTCCAGCAGCGCGGCATGGACCGTGCCCGCTCCGACTACATGGGCATGCTCGGCACCGTGATGAACTGCCTGGCCCTCCAGGACTTCCTGGAGAAGGAGGGCATCGACAGCCGGGTGCAGACCGCCATCACCATGGGCCAGGTCGCCGAGCCGTACATCCCGCTGCGCGCCGTGCGCCACCTGGAGAAGGGCCGTGTGGTCATCTTCGGCGCCGGTATGGGCATGCCGTACTTCTCCACCGACACCACCGCCGCCCAGCGCGCCCTGGAGATCGACGCCGAGGCGCTGCTCATGGGCAAGAACGGCGTGGACGGGGTCTACGACTCCGACCCCAGGACCAACCCGGACGCCGTCAGGTTCGACGCCCTCGGCTACGGCGAGGTCATCACCCGCGACCTCAAGGTCGCCGACGCCACCGCCATTACGCTGTGCCGCGACAACAAGCTGCCGATCGTCGTGTTCGAGCTGCTCGCGGAGGGCAATATCGCGCGGGCCGTCAAGGGTGAGAAGATCGGCACGCTCGTGGGCGACCAGGGCAGCCGGGACTGA
- the tsf gene encoding translation elongation factor Ts has protein sequence MANYTAADVKKLRELTGAGMMDCKKALDEAEGNVEKAVEALRIKGQKGVAKREGRSAENGAVVSIIADDNSSGVLVELKCETDFVAKGDKFQAVANAIAEHVAKTSPADLEALLASEIEAGKTVQAFVDEANANLGEKIVLDRFAQFSDGFVTAYMHRTMPDLPPQIGVLVELDKPNAEVAKGVAQHIAAFAPKYLSKEDVPAEVVESERRIAEETTRAEGKPEAAIAKIVEGRLNGFFKDATLLGQPYALDNKKSVQKVLEEAGVTLKRFSRIKVGI, from the coding sequence ATGGCGAACTACACCGCCGCCGACGTCAAGAAGCTCCGTGAGCTGACCGGCGCCGGCATGATGGACTGCAAGAAGGCGCTGGACGAGGCCGAGGGCAACGTCGAGAAGGCCGTCGAGGCGCTGCGCATCAAGGGCCAGAAGGGCGTCGCCAAGCGCGAGGGCCGCTCCGCCGAGAACGGCGCCGTGGTCTCGATCATCGCCGACGACAACTCCTCCGGCGTCCTGGTCGAGCTGAAGTGCGAGACGGACTTCGTCGCCAAGGGTGACAAGTTCCAGGCCGTGGCCAACGCCATCGCCGAGCACGTCGCCAAGACCTCCCCGGCCGACCTGGAGGCGCTGCTCGCCTCCGAGATCGAGGCCGGCAAGACCGTCCAGGCGTTCGTGGACGAGGCCAACGCCAACCTCGGCGAGAAGATCGTCCTGGACCGCTTCGCGCAGTTCTCCGACGGCTTCGTCACCGCCTACATGCACCGCACGATGCCCGACCTGCCCCCGCAGATCGGTGTCCTCGTCGAGCTCGACAAGCCGAACGCCGAGGTCGCCAAGGGCGTCGCCCAGCACATCGCCGCCTTCGCGCCGAAGTACCTCTCCAAGGAGGACGTCCCGGCCGAGGTCGTCGAGTCCGAGCGTCGCATCGCCGAGGAGACCACCCGCGCCGAGGGCAAGCCCGAGGCCGCGATCGCCAAGATCGTCGAGGGTCGTCTCAACGGCTTCTTCAAGGACGCCACGCTGCTCGGCCAGCCGTACGCGCTCGACAACAAGAAGTCGGTCCAGAAGGTCCTGGAAGAGGCCGGTGTCACCCTGAAGCGCTTCTCGCGCATCAAGGTCGGCATCTGA